One part of the Pandoraea faecigallinarum genome encodes these proteins:
- a CDS encoding F0F1 ATP synthase subunit epsilon has product MATIHVDVVSAEEEIFSGKARFVALPGEAGELGILPGHTPLITRIKPGAVRIEDEAGNEDFVFVAGGILEVQPGTVTVLADTAIRGKDLDEAKANDAKRRAEEAMSNKDSNIEYATAQAELAQAVAQLAAIQKLRSRK; this is encoded by the coding sequence ATGGCAACCATTCACGTAGACGTCGTCAGCGCGGAAGAGGAAATCTTCTCGGGTAAGGCGCGCTTTGTGGCGCTGCCCGGCGAAGCCGGCGAGCTGGGTATCCTGCCCGGCCACACGCCGCTGATCACGCGTATCAAGCCGGGTGCCGTGCGCATCGAGGACGAAGCAGGTAACGAGGACTTCGTCTTCGTGGCAGGCGGCATTCTCGAAGTGCAACCGGGCACGGTGACCGTGCTCGCCGACACCGCCATCCGCGGCAAGGATCTGGACGAAGCCAAGGCTAACGATGCCAAGCGTCGTGCAGAAGAAGCAATGTCGAACAAGGATTCGAACATCGAGTACGCTACCGCCCAGGCCGAACTGGCCCAAGCGGTTGCGCAACTCGCAGCGATTCAGAAACTGCGTTCGAGGAAGTAA
- the cheA gene encoding chemotaxis protein CheA — protein sequence MEHLLLALDVSAPDNEQLNAIFRAAHSIKGGAATFGFTALTETTHLLENLLDRARRGELQLRTEMVDTFLETKDVLHQQLNAYRASSEPDAEAMKRICAVLQQLAAEGDGAPVSAAPATPTAPAAAPAAAPAAQAAPPEAAADAGGAPTSPVPPGQTRLKVTLTGVGEKDQALLAEELGNLGTVAGRHSAADALHLWLDTTCGADDILAVCCFVIEPSQIDVQDASAAAAASATAPAALEPAPAAAPVQTSEIFVPAPIEVPVAAAPGAVVPPPAAEPIVVPPAPQAAAGNGGNGGNGAHHPPEKRAAAPAAGGAAGHENTSIRVGVEKVDQLINLVGELVITQAMLAQTASSLDPMLHDRLFNGMGQLERNARDLQEAVMSIRMMPMDYVFSRFPRLVRDLATKLGKQIELVTFGQATELDKSLIERIIDPLTHLVRNSLDHGIETTEQRLASGKDPVGQLVLSAAHQGGNIVIEVSDDGGGLRREKILAKAQQQGMNVSDSMPDEEVWQLIFAPGFSTAEAVTDVSGRGVGMDVVKRNIQQMGGHVEILSTRGKGTTIRIVLPLTLAILDGMSVKVGPEIFILPLNFVMESLQPRRDDIRAVTGEGQVVLVRGEYLPLVELYRAFDVPGARLDPTQGIIVILQAEGRRFALLVDELVGQQQVVVKNLETNYRRIHGISAATIMGDGSVALIVDVAALQRGQRSAAATIFN from the coding sequence ATGGAGCACCTCCTGTTGGCGCTCGACGTCAGCGCGCCCGATAACGAGCAACTGAACGCGATCTTCCGGGCCGCTCATTCGATCAAGGGCGGCGCCGCAACGTTCGGCTTTACCGCGCTCACCGAGACCACGCACCTGCTGGAAAACCTGCTCGACCGCGCACGTCGCGGCGAATTGCAGTTGCGCACCGAGATGGTCGACACCTTCCTGGAAACCAAAGACGTGTTGCATCAACAGTTGAATGCCTACCGCGCCTCCAGTGAACCCGACGCCGAGGCGATGAAGCGCATCTGCGCCGTGCTCCAGCAACTTGCCGCCGAAGGCGACGGCGCACCGGTTTCCGCCGCCCCGGCTACCCCTACGGCTCCTGCCGCTGCTCCCGCCGCCGCGCCCGCAGCACAGGCAGCACCCCCAGAAGCGGCGGCCGACGCCGGCGGTGCGCCGACCAGCCCCGTGCCGCCGGGTCAGACCCGTCTGAAGGTCACCCTCACCGGCGTTGGCGAAAAGGATCAGGCGCTGCTCGCGGAAGAATTGGGCAACCTGGGCACCGTCGCCGGTCGTCACTCGGCGGCCGACGCCCTGCACCTGTGGCTCGACACGACGTGCGGCGCGGACGACATTCTCGCCGTGTGCTGCTTCGTGATCGAACCGTCGCAGATCGACGTGCAGGACGCCAGCGCGGCGGCCGCCGCTTCGGCCACGGCACCCGCGGCACTCGAGCCGGCGCCCGCTGCCGCACCGGTCCAGACATCGGAAATCTTCGTCCCGGCACCGATCGAAGTCCCGGTGGCGGCAGCGCCCGGGGCCGTCGTGCCGCCGCCCGCTGCCGAGCCGATCGTCGTGCCGCCCGCGCCGCAGGCGGCTGCCGGTAATGGTGGCAATGGTGGCAATGGGGCGCATCATCCGCCCGAGAAGCGCGCGGCCGCCCCGGCGGCCGGCGGCGCTGCCGGACACGAGAACACCTCGATTCGCGTAGGCGTGGAGAAAGTCGACCAGCTCATCAATCTTGTGGGCGAACTGGTGATCACGCAGGCGATGCTGGCACAGACGGCCAGCAGCCTCGATCCGATGCTGCACGACCGTCTGTTCAACGGCATGGGCCAGTTGGAGCGCAACGCACGCGATCTGCAAGAAGCCGTGATGTCCATCCGCATGATGCCGATGGATTATGTGTTCTCGCGCTTCCCGCGCCTGGTGCGCGATCTCGCGACGAAGCTGGGCAAGCAGATCGAGCTCGTGACGTTCGGTCAGGCGACCGAACTCGACAAGAGTCTGATCGAGCGCATCATCGATCCGCTCACGCACCTGGTGCGCAACAGCCTCGATCACGGTATCGAGACGACCGAACAGCGCCTGGCCTCGGGCAAGGATCCGGTGGGCCAGCTGGTGCTGTCCGCCGCGCATCAGGGCGGCAACATCGTCATCGAAGTGAGCGACGACGGCGGCGGTCTGCGTCGCGAGAAGATTCTCGCCAAGGCGCAGCAACAGGGCATGAACGTGTCCGATTCGATGCCGGACGAAGAAGTCTGGCAACTGATCTTCGCGCCGGGCTTCTCGACTGCCGAAGCGGTGACGGACGTGTCGGGCCGCGGCGTGGGCATGGACGTCGTCAAGCGAAACATTCAGCAGATGGGCGGCCACGTGGAGATTCTGTCCACGCGCGGCAAGGGCACCACGATCCGCATCGTGCTGCCGCTCACGCTCGCGATTCTCGACGGCATGTCCGTCAAGGTCGGCCCGGAGATCTTCATTCTGCCGCTGAACTTCGTGATGGAGTCGCTGCAACCGCGTCGCGACGACATTCGCGCGGTGACCGGCGAGGGGCAGGTCGTGCTGGTGCGCGGTGAATACCTGCCGCTCGTCGAGTTGTACCGTGCCTTCGACGTGCCCGGCGCCCGCCTCGATCCGACGCAGGGCATCATCGTGATCCTTCAGGCCGAAGGGCGCCGCTTCGCGCTGCTCGTCGACGAACTGGTCGGTCAGCAGCAGGTCGTGGTGAAGAACCTCGAAACCAATTACCGCCGTATTCACGGTATTTCCGCCGCCACCATCATGGGTGACGGCAGTGTGGCATTGATCGTCGATGTGGCGGCGCTCCAGCGCGGCCAGCGCTCGGCCGCTGCCACCATCTTCAACTGA
- a CDS encoding Bcr/CflA family multidrug efflux MFS transporter, with translation MPAQTFRTVFVLGILSAIGSLSIDMYLPALPSIARELSTTDAAVQFSLASFFIGLGLGQLLHGPLADRYGRKRPLYAGLALYTLASAGCALAPNIETLIVSRFIQAVGGCACFVIARAMARDLFDTATVARVLSRMTLIMGAAPILAPLIGGQVLNFVGWRAIFWGLTVFGAACFAMSVYWLPETRQAAKQARNWLATAWHNYGALLRDREFMGNALAGGVSQAGMFAYITGSPFVFINLYGIDPANYGWLFGLNACGIIGGSQINAYLLRKRRPADVLRRTNNLVAMLGLLMLAVAALRLGGLIGLMVPLFAYVTSLGFSQPNAIAQALNRQHQRAGAASALLGALQFLAAASAGAAVGLLHARSAVPMAAVMAACGVLSWCFHTALIRRAGPALPPSADPV, from the coding sequence ATGCCCGCTCAAACTTTTCGCACCGTTTTCGTCCTCGGCATTCTGTCGGCCATCGGTTCGCTCTCGATCGACATGTATCTGCCTGCGCTGCCGAGCATCGCACGCGAATTGAGCACGACGGACGCCGCGGTGCAATTCTCCCTCGCGTCGTTCTTCATCGGGCTGGGCCTGGGTCAGTTGCTCCACGGTCCACTGGCCGATCGTTACGGCCGCAAGCGTCCGCTGTATGCCGGACTCGCGCTCTACACGCTCGCTTCCGCGGGCTGCGCGCTCGCACCCAATATCGAGACTCTCATCGTGAGCCGCTTCATTCAGGCCGTTGGCGGCTGCGCGTGTTTCGTGATCGCCCGTGCGATGGCGCGCGACCTGTTCGATACGGCCACGGTGGCGCGAGTCCTCTCGCGCATGACGCTCATCATGGGCGCCGCCCCCATTCTCGCGCCGCTCATCGGCGGGCAAGTGTTGAACTTCGTCGGCTGGCGCGCGATCTTCTGGGGCCTCACCGTCTTTGGGGCGGCGTGCTTCGCGATGTCCGTTTATTGGCTGCCGGAAACGCGTCAGGCAGCGAAGCAGGCGCGCAACTGGCTTGCGACGGCGTGGCACAACTATGGCGCGCTGCTGCGCGATCGGGAATTCATGGGCAACGCATTGGCGGGCGGCGTATCCCAGGCCGGGATGTTCGCGTACATCACCGGCTCGCCTTTCGTGTTCATCAATCTGTACGGCATCGACCCGGCCAACTACGGCTGGCTCTTCGGACTGAACGCGTGCGGCATCATCGGCGGTTCGCAGATCAACGCCTATCTGCTGCGTAAGCGCCGTCCCGCCGACGTGTTGCGCCGTACCAACAATCTCGTCGCCATGCTGGGTTTGCTGATGCTCGCAGTGGCGGCGCTCAGGCTCGGCGGACTCATCGGGTTGATGGTGCCCCTGTTCGCCTACGTGACAAGCCTCGGCTTTTCCCAGCCGAACGCCATCGCGCAAGCGCTCAATCGGCAGCATCAGCGCGCGGGTGCGGCGTCGGCCCTGCTCGGAGCGCTTCAATTCCTCGCGGCAGCAAGTGCCGGGGCCGCGGTGGGCCTGCTGCATGCGCGCTCGGCCGTGCCGATGGCGGCCGTCATGGCCGCATGCGGGGTACTGTCGTGGTGTTTCCACACGGCCCTCATTCGCCGGGCGGGGCCGGCATTGCCCCCGAGTGCGGATCCCGTCTGA
- a CDS encoding AMP-binding protein codes for MESREGAGVVPRNGLSYVKGDTTVPLSTLTVFGLLAETAAKFPERQAVVFREQGVDWTWREFIAHVDTFAAGLISLGLKKGDRVGIWSPNRVEWLVTQFATARAGLILVNINPAYRMAELEYALNKVGCKALVAAESFKSSRYLEMLNALAPELATCAPGQLQSAKFPTLRTIIRMGLETTPGMMNFSDVVTLGADANLDELRRVSDALDCFDPINIQFTSGTTGNPKGATLTHHNIVNNGRFIAMAMRFSERDSLCIPVPFYHCFGMVLAVLACVSTGATMVFPGEAFDPKATMAAVSEESCTALHGVPTMFIAQLDHPEFGNYHFDTLRTGIMAGSPCPIETMKRVIDQMHMSEVTIAYGMTETSPVSFQTTTTDPLEKRVTTVGRVQPHLEVKLVDAAGDIVPVGEKGELCTKGYSVMQGYWDDEPRTREAIRDGWMHTGDLATLDEEGYCNIVGRVKDMLIRGGENIYPREIEEFLFRHPKVQAVQVFGVPDAKYGEEVCAWIILKPGQRATEDEIRAFCKDQIAHYKIPRYIRFVDEMPMTVTGKVQKFIMREQMVESLGLHEEKTA; via the coding sequence ATGGAAAGCCGGGAAGGTGCGGGCGTTGTACCTCGTAATGGGCTGTCGTATGTGAAGGGTGATACCACCGTACCGCTTTCGACGTTGACGGTATTCGGACTGCTCGCCGAGACGGCGGCGAAGTTTCCGGAGCGGCAGGCCGTGGTGTTTCGCGAGCAGGGCGTGGACTGGACATGGCGTGAGTTCATCGCTCACGTCGACACATTTGCCGCCGGGCTGATTTCGCTCGGACTGAAGAAGGGCGACCGCGTGGGGATCTGGTCGCCGAATCGCGTCGAGTGGCTGGTCACGCAATTTGCCACGGCGCGTGCCGGGTTGATTCTGGTGAACATCAACCCCGCCTACCGGATGGCCGAGCTGGAGTACGCACTGAACAAGGTCGGCTGCAAGGCTCTGGTCGCGGCGGAGTCGTTCAAGTCGTCGCGTTATCTGGAGATGCTCAACGCGCTGGCCCCCGAATTGGCGACGTGTGCGCCAGGACAACTTCAATCGGCAAAATTCCCGACGCTGCGTACCATTATCCGCATGGGGCTGGAGACCACGCCCGGCATGATGAATTTCAGCGACGTGGTCACGCTGGGCGCCGACGCCAATCTCGACGAACTGCGACGCGTTTCCGACGCCCTCGATTGCTTCGATCCCATCAACATCCAGTTCACGAGCGGCACGACCGGTAACCCCAAGGGGGCGACGCTCACGCACCACAACATCGTCAACAATGGCCGGTTCATCGCGATGGCCATGCGCTTCTCCGAGCGCGACAGCCTCTGCATTCCCGTGCCGTTCTACCACTGCTTCGGCATGGTGCTGGCCGTGCTCGCCTGCGTATCGACGGGCGCGACGATGGTGTTTCCCGGAGAGGCGTTCGACCCGAAGGCCACCATGGCCGCCGTCTCCGAAGAGAGTTGCACCGCGCTGCACGGCGTGCCCACGATGTTCATCGCGCAACTCGACCATCCGGAGTTCGGCAATTACCACTTCGATACGTTGCGCACGGGCATCATGGCCGGTTCGCCATGCCCCATCGAGACGATGAAGCGGGTGATCGACCAGATGCACATGAGCGAAGTGACGATTGCCTACGGCATGACGGAGACGAGCCCGGTGTCGTTCCAGACCACGACGACCGATCCGCTGGAAAAGCGCGTGACCACGGTCGGGCGCGTGCAGCCCCACCTTGAGGTCAAGCTCGTCGACGCGGCCGGCGACATCGTGCCTGTGGGCGAGAAGGGCGAACTGTGCACAAAGGGCTACTCCGTAATGCAGGGCTATTGGGACGACGAGCCGCGCACGCGCGAGGCGATCCGCGACGGATGGATGCACACGGGCGATCTCGCCACGCTCGACGAAGAGGGATACTGCAACATCGTCGGTCGCGTGAAGGACATGCTCATTCGCGGCGGCGAGAACATCTACCCGCGCGAAATCGAGGAGTTCCTGTTCCGCCATCCGAAAGTCCAGGCGGTGCAGGTCTTTGGCGTGCCGGATGCGAAGTACGGCGAGGAAGTCTGCGCGTGGATCATTCTCAAGCCCGGTCAGCGTGCCACGGAAGATGAAATCCGGGCGTTCTGCAAGGATCAGATCGCGCACTACAAAATCCCGCGCTATATCCGTTTCGTGGACGAGATGCCAATGACCGTCACGGGCAAGGTGCAGAAATTCATCATGCGCGAACAGATGGTGGAATCGCTGGGGCTGCACGAGGAAAAGACGGCGTGA
- a CDS encoding response regulator, whose product MQALRNTILAVDDSASMRQILAATLDEAGYAVTTARDGQEALALASNAAFDLVLTDQHMPGMDGLSLIRALRELDAFAETPILVLTTEVDGAYKTAAREAGASGWLIKPVDPEALVDVVGSLVGEGA is encoded by the coding sequence ATGCAGGCCTTACGCAACACGATTCTCGCCGTCGACGATTCCGCGTCGATGCGTCAGATTCTGGCGGCTACGCTCGACGAAGCCGGCTACGCCGTGACGACCGCCCGCGACGGGCAGGAAGCACTGGCGCTGGCGTCGAACGCGGCGTTCGATCTGGTTCTGACCGATCAGCACATGCCCGGCATGGACGGCCTGTCGCTCATTCGCGCGCTGCGCGAACTCGACGCATTTGCCGAGACGCCCATTCTGGTGCTGACGACCGAAGTCGACGGCGCCTACAAGACGGCAGCCCGCGAAGCGGGCGCCAGCGGCTGGCTGATCAAGCCGGTCGACCCCGAAGCACTGGTCGACGTGGTCGGTTCGCTCGTCGGCGAAGGCGCATGA
- the flhC gene encoding flagellar transcriptional regulator FlhC, with product MRTKSVVLEAREIQLAIELIELGARLQLLEAETSLSRDRLIKLYKELKGASPPKGMLPFSTDWFVTWLPNIHSSLFHNIYRHLVQYGGCQGIEAIVKAYRLYLEHVELHGWEAVLGFTRAWTLVRFFDSKMLQMTPCTRCGGHFVTHAHEPHGQYVCGLCQPPSRAGKTRKAKHAHAADLAPAVAPVAPDADISPLAA from the coding sequence ATGCGTACCAAAAGCGTCGTTCTCGAGGCCCGTGAGATTCAGTTGGCCATCGAGCTGATCGAACTCGGCGCCCGCCTTCAGTTGCTGGAAGCGGAAACGAGTCTGAGCCGTGACCGGCTCATCAAACTCTACAAAGAACTCAAGGGCGCCTCGCCGCCCAAGGGCATGCTGCCGTTCTCGACCGACTGGTTCGTGACGTGGTTGCCCAACATTCACTCGTCGCTTTTCCACAACATCTATCGTCACCTCGTTCAGTACGGTGGCTGCCAGGGCATCGAAGCCATCGTGAAGGCGTATCGCCTCTATCTGGAGCATGTGGAGTTGCACGGTTGGGAGGCAGTGCTCGGGTTTACGCGGGCGTGGACGCTCGTTCGCTTTTTCGACAGCAAGATGTTGCAGATGACGCCGTGCACGCGCTGCGGCGGGCATTTCGTCACGCACGCGCACGAGCCGCATGGCCAGTACGTTTGCGGTCTGTGTCAGCCGCCGTCGCGCGCGGGAAAGACCCGCAAGGCGAAGCACGCGCACGCCGCCGATCTGGCGCCGGCGGTGGCGCCCGTCGCGCCGGACGCCGACATTTCTCCGCTGGCCGCCTGA
- the motB gene encoding flagellar motor protein MotB — protein sequence MSEKEERPIIVKRRKAGGHGHHGGAWKIAYADFMTAMMAFFLLMWLLSSVSSKELTGIAEYFRTPLKVALTGGRNAADNSGVIPGGGADTTRTDGQKSRGDQTRARQATTAEMAERADAQRLRELKARIEKAIESNPTLKQFRKQLLIDVTTEGLRIQIVDDQNRPMFANASAQVQPYMRDILREIGKSLNGVPNSISLSGHTDATAYAQGDKSYSNWELSADRANASRRELIAGGLDGEKVLRVVGLASTVPLDRDDAFNPINRRISIIVLNRRAEQSVKHEADQPTIDAANARGAGSNAVSAAISGELPAVPGVPTPPAPPSAPTMPGASAR from the coding sequence ATGAGCGAGAAAGAAGAGCGGCCCATTATCGTCAAGCGCCGCAAAGCCGGCGGGCACGGCCACCATGGCGGTGCGTGGAAGATCGCCTATGCCGACTTCATGACGGCCATGATGGCGTTCTTCCTGCTGATGTGGTTGCTCAGTTCCGTGAGCAGCAAGGAACTGACGGGTATCGCGGAGTATTTCCGCACGCCCCTCAAGGTCGCGCTTACGGGCGGACGCAACGCCGCCGATAACAGTGGCGTGATTCCGGGCGGCGGCGCCGACACCACGCGTACCGATGGACAGAAGTCGCGCGGCGATCAGACACGCGCGCGGCAGGCGACCACGGCCGAGATGGCCGAGCGCGCCGATGCACAACGTTTGCGCGAACTCAAAGCGCGCATCGAAAAAGCGATCGAAAGTAACCCCACGCTCAAACAGTTCCGCAAGCAACTGCTCATCGACGTGACGACCGAAGGCCTGCGCATCCAGATCGTGGACGATCAGAACCGGCCGATGTTCGCGAACGCGAGCGCTCAGGTGCAGCCCTACATGCGCGACATCCTGCGCGAGATCGGCAAGTCGCTCAACGGCGTGCCGAACAGCATCAGCCTGTCGGGCCACACCGATGCCACGGCGTACGCGCAGGGCGACAAGAGCTACAGCAACTGGGAACTGTCGGCGGACCGCGCGAACGCGTCGCGTCGCGAACTGATCGCCGGGGGTCTGGATGGCGAGAAGGTGCTGCGCGTAGTGGGGCTGGCGTCGACGGTGCCGCTCGACCGCGACGATGCATTCAACCCGATCAACCGCCGCATCAGCATCATCGTGCTCAACCGCCGCGCCGAGCAGTCGGTCAAGCATGAAGCGGATCAACCGACAATCGACGCCGCGAATGCCCGCGGTGCGGGCAGCAACGCGGTGAGCGCCGCGATCAGCGGCGAGCTTCCGGCCGTGCCGGGCGTGCCCACACCGCCCGCACCGCCGTCAGCCCCCACGATGCCGGGCGCGTCAGCGCGATAA
- the atpD gene encoding F0F1 ATP synthase subunit beta, which yields MSTALIEGKIVQCIGAVIDVEFPRESMPKIYDALTMEGSELTLEVQQQLGDGVVRTICLGSSEGLRRGMTVQNSGLPITVPVGKPTLGRIMDVLGRPIDEAGPIAKDHTRSIHQKAPAFDELSPSTELLETGIKVIDLICPFAKGGKVGLFGGAGVGKTVNMMELINNIAKEHGGYSVFAGVGERTREGNDFYHEMKDSNVLDKVALVYGQMNEPPGNRLRVALTGLTMAEHFRDEGRDVLFFVDNIYRFTLAGTEVSALLGRMPSAVGYQPTLAEEMGKLQERITSTKTGSITSVQAVYVPADDLTDPSPATTFGHLDATVVLSRDIASLGIYPAVDPLDSTSRQIDPNVIGEEHYTVTRRVQSTLQRYKELRDIIAILGMDELSPDDKLAVARARKIQRFLSQPFHVAEVFTGSPGKYVPLKETIRGFKMIVDGECDHLPEQAFYMVGTIDEAFEKAKKMQ from the coding sequence ATGAGTACTGCTTTGATTGAAGGCAAAATCGTACAGTGCATCGGCGCCGTTATCGACGTGGAATTCCCGCGCGAAAGCATGCCGAAGATCTACGACGCGCTCACCATGGAAGGTTCGGAACTGACCCTCGAAGTCCAGCAGCAGCTGGGCGACGGCGTGGTCCGTACCATCTGTCTGGGGTCTTCCGAAGGCCTGCGCCGCGGTATGACGGTGCAAAACTCGGGTCTGCCGATCACGGTGCCGGTCGGTAAGCCGACGCTGGGCCGCATCATGGACGTGCTGGGCCGTCCGATCGACGAAGCCGGTCCGATCGCCAAGGACCACACCCGTTCGATTCACCAGAAGGCTCCGGCATTCGACGAGCTGTCGCCGTCGACGGAACTGCTCGAAACCGGTATCAAGGTGATCGACCTGATCTGCCCGTTCGCCAAGGGCGGCAAGGTGGGTCTGTTCGGTGGTGCCGGTGTGGGCAAGACCGTGAACATGATGGAACTCATCAATAACATCGCCAAGGAACACGGCGGTTATTCGGTGTTTGCCGGCGTGGGCGAGCGTACCCGTGAAGGGAACGACTTCTACCACGAAATGAAGGACTCGAACGTTCTGGACAAGGTTGCACTGGTGTATGGCCAGATGAACGAGCCGCCGGGCAACCGTCTGCGCGTCGCGCTGACCGGTCTGACGATGGCCGAGCACTTCCGTGACGAAGGTCGCGACGTGCTGTTCTTCGTGGACAACATCTACCGTTTCACGCTGGCCGGTACCGAAGTGTCGGCACTGCTCGGCCGTATGCCGTCGGCCGTGGGCTATCAGCCGACGCTGGCCGAGGAAATGGGTAAGCTGCAAGAGCGTATTACGTCGACCAAGACCGGCTCGATCACGTCGGTGCAAGCCGTGTACGTGCCTGCCGATGACTTGACCGACCCGTCGCCGGCCACCACCTTCGGTCACTTGGACGCCACCGTCGTTCTGTCGCGTGACATCGCCTCGCTGGGTATCTACCCGGCAGTCGACCCGCTCGATTCGACCTCGCGCCAGATCGACCCGAACGTGATTGGCGAAGAGCACTACACGGTTACCCGTCGCGTGCAATCGACGCTTCAGCGTTACAAGGAACTGCGCGACATCATCGCGATTCTGGGGATGGACGAACTGTCGCCGGACGACAAGCTGGCCGTGGCCCGCGCACGTAAGATTCAGCGTTTCCTGTCGCAGCCGTTCCACGTGGCAGAAGTGTTCACGGGCTCGCCGGGCAAGTATGTTCCGCTCAAGGAAACGATCCGCGGCTTCAAGATGATCGTCGACGGTGAGTGCGACCACCTGCCCGAGCAGGCGTTCTACATGGTTGGCACGATCGACGAAGCGTTCGAAAAAGCCAAGAAGATGCAGTAA
- the motA gene encoding flagellar motor stator protein MotA, which yields MLVVIGYIIVLASVFGGFVIGGGHLGALFQPTELLIIGGAGVGSFVVGNNSKAIKATMKALPMLFKGSKYTKELYMELMALLYVLLAKARKDGMLAIEGDVEDPASSPVFSQYPRILGEPRIMEFLTDYLRLMVSGNMNAFEIENLMDHEIETYRHEGEVPAHCLQKTGDAMPAFGIVAAVMGVVHTMASADQPPAVLGALIAQALVGTFLGILLAYGFISPLAQLIEHRINESVKLYECIKVTLLASLNGYAPALSVEFGRKVLYSTVRPSFAELEEHVRQVKAR from the coding sequence GTGCTTGTCGTCATTGGTTACATCATCGTTCTGGCCTCGGTCTTTGGCGGCTTCGTCATTGGCGGGGGCCACTTGGGCGCGCTGTTTCAGCCGACCGAGCTGCTGATCATCGGTGGCGCGGGCGTCGGCTCGTTCGTGGTGGGCAACAACAGCAAGGCGATCAAGGCGACGATGAAAGCGCTGCCGATGCTGTTCAAGGGCTCGAAATACACCAAAGAGCTGTACATGGAGCTGATGGCGCTGCTCTACGTGCTGCTCGCGAAAGCGCGTAAGGACGGCATGCTTGCCATCGAAGGGGACGTCGAAGATCCGGCGTCCAGCCCGGTATTCTCGCAATACCCGCGCATTCTCGGCGAGCCGCGCATCATGGAATTCCTCACCGACTATCTGCGACTGATGGTCAGCGGCAACATGAACGCGTTCGAGATCGAGAACCTGATGGATCACGAAATCGAAACGTACCGTCACGAGGGCGAGGTCCCCGCGCACTGTCTGCAAAAGACGGGCGACGCCATGCCGGCATTCGGTATCGTGGCGGCCGTGATGGGCGTGGTGCACACGATGGCGTCCGCCGACCAGCCGCCAGCCGTGCTCGGTGCGCTCATTGCGCAGGCGCTCGTGGGCACCTTCCTCGGCATTCTGCTCGCCTACGGTTTCATCTCGCCGCTGGCGCAACTCATCGAGCACCGCATCAACGAGTCGGTCAAGCTCTACGAGTGCATCAAGGTCACGCTGCTCGCCAGCCTGAACGGTTACGCGCCGGCCCTCTCGGTCGAGTTCGGCCGCAAGGTGCTTTACTCCACCGTACGTCCGTCGTTCGCCGAGCTCGAAGAGCATGTGCGACAGGTCAAGGCACGCTGA
- the flhD gene encoding flagellar transcriptional regulator FlhD: MRNSETLNEIRELNLSYLVLAQRLIREDRAAAMFRLGISDQLADVLGSLTLAQLVKFAGSNQLLCRFRFDDHVILSSLTHGAKDVGMQQSHASILLAGQPVEQIG; the protein is encoded by the coding sequence ATGCGAAACAGCGAAACACTGAACGAGATTCGTGAGTTGAATCTCTCCTACCTTGTCCTGGCTCAGCGCCTGATCCGGGAGGATCGCGCGGCGGCAATGTTCCGCCTGGGTATCAGCGACCAGCTTGCCGATGTGCTCGGCAGCCTCACACTGGCTCAACTCGTCAAATTCGCGGGGTCGAACCAGCTTCTGTGCCGATTTCGATTCGACGACCACGTGATTCTCTCGAGCCTCACGCATGGTGCGAAAGACGTGGGTATGCAGCAGTCGCATGCTTCGATTCTGCTCGCGGGTCAGCCCGTCGAGCAGATCGGCTGA